DNA sequence from the Anomalospiza imberbis isolate Cuckoo-Finch-1a 21T00152 unplaced genomic scaffold, ASM3175350v1 scaffold_689, whole genome shotgun sequence genome:
ctggccgtgggcaggctgggtgcaaacagcatggctggtgctctgcaagggccctgggggagacgggaaggagcagcagagcaggggctgatccatccccagtgcgctggacagcccagggcagcgtcccagagcgtcctcatggagctgccaacaacatcccccctctgcagccctggcctctcccccagctcacaaaggtgccgcatccttgcaggcacagccacggcagcactggctcaggagcccctgtttgcattgcacacagcaggcgggagcacccccatgctgtTGCTGTGGGGACAtaaacctgagggagcacaaatgccatcagcccctgggaccaggaagggctgggggacgccagggaaaccactcagctttgtcctggcctctgcagtcagccagaaagtttgttcccatcagctgggagtttcctgtcccactgcagatgctgttgctcagagccagggctgcctggcagccacccccaaactgccctgagcatttccttggcttcacctttgctttctttcatctttctgcTACAAATTTCttccaattcccaaaccctcttCCCTGCCATGCAAACAGcacatccctgtttgccctttcctctctggccccactccccattccagttcctgactgggcaccatgggaacatctcttggggagcaggatcatcccacaagtgctgcaggaattgtctgcaggctcctgcagtgcctcgtgctgctcccttgccagaggcagcccaggccaggggggcacatctggtctgctgtgtctggctgtggggctccctgttctgggcagtgaggaggggctgcagaggctctgcaggactgacaggatgggctgtggggctgtgaggagaagctgagggacctgggctgctggagcttctgaagaggaggcccagggctcctcctgcaactgctcccagggtggtttcagagaatcccagaatcagcaaggctggaaaagaccttggagatcatcaagtccaacctgtgccctgacaccgccttgtgtcccctgagcctcctcttctccaggataaacaaccccagctccctcagccgctcctcacaggacttgtgctccagacccctcaccagccttgttgcccttctctggacacactccagcccctccatgtccttccaaAATTGGGgaacccagaactggacacagcactcgaggtgctgcccaaccagtgctgagcacaggggaagaatcactgccctgctcctgctggccacaccattcctgatccaggccaggagtcattggccttcttggccacctgggcacactgctggctcatgtccagcctgctgtccatcagtccctgcaggtccctttctgcctggctgctgtccagccactctgtccccagcctgtagcactgcaggggttgttgtggccagagtgcaggacctggcacttggacttgttaaacctcattttgttggatttgggccctggatccagcctgtccagggcccttGTGAAGAGCCCTCCTAagctccagcagatcaacacccccagacaacttggtgtcaccacggttccatgaggaCCCGGAGTGTCCCAATGCTCTCCATGATTCcgtgaggcctcccagtgtcacaatgtccctttgcTTCCATGGGACCccttggtgtcacaaagtcccttggatccttgggactggcagtgtccccatggatccttggttccatgaggtctggcagggcagcaatgctctccttggtcccacggtgtcacaatggcctcttggtCCCAAGGGACACTGTTGTGGTCTGGGGTGGTGGCGGGCACAACTTTCCCTGAGAGTGTTTTGTGCTAACGGGCAGGAGCCACGAGAGCCccggcacacacacacacacacacacacggagcAGCTCGGCAGTGAAGACACGGGAGGGTCCGGGCATGGAGCTCCAGCGAGGGTTTGTGAGGGTCTGACGCTCAGCGGTCCAGGGGTTCAAGACAAAGACAAAGGAGGGTTTAGGGTATAAATACAGGGAAAGAGGGGGTGGAGGAGAGCATCAGGGATCTGAGGGTTTAGGGGTGGTGCACAGGGAAAGGGACTGATAGGGAATGCCAGGGTGGATAGGCGGGGACATAAACCAAGGGGAAGACAGGGAAGGGAGAACTTGCTAGAACATGAACATATGAGGGTAAAAGGGGTAGGAAAGGCCAGCAGGTCAATGGGGAGGACAGAACTGGGACAAATTAACACAGTGCTGTAGAGCACCTTGGGGGAATCTTCTGTCCTCACCCTGAGCTGTGAGGGATGCCCGGAGCCTAAGGTGCATTTCTCCAGGGGATTGCTGTTGCCCTCTCCCCAGTAAGCTCGCAGGCCTCCACAAACACACACTGGAGATGTCTGGGGCCGCTCAtcatttctctgctctccagcaccGAGGCAATGgactctggcacagctctgagctTGTGCCCGTGACAGCCACCCCGGCAATGGggctccatggagctgctctcaGGAAACCCCCCAAGAGTTGGGGAGTGCCCCAAAACTGTCTCAAGCATGTGAGATACCCCGGGATCTCTTCATGAATGTAGACTATTCAAAAACTCACTCAGTAATGGGCTCCCCCTATCTTAATCATCCCCAAACTTCGGCTGTCTCATTCCAGACTCCAGTCTACCTCCCCAGTCCCAACCCATCCCACCCATGCTGGACATCAAGATCCCCTTCCCAAGCTGGATTTCCCCCATTTCACACtgcccaaaccccatcccacccatcCTGCCCCACCCAATGCCCATCTCACCCCTCCTGATTTGCATCCCACATTGCCCAatccccttccaacccaattTCACCCTGAGAAGTGGTGGAATCCAGTAATTTTGGGGTAGGATTCAGTAGTTTTCAGTGGTATTGACTGGTTTTGTGGTGACAGATCAATACTTCTTGTCATTTggtgtgcaaagaaataaagacCACTAAACCAAATTCCTCCAACCTCTCCCATATCCTTCCAGATGTCTCCCAGAATCCAAGATTCCCCAAAACACAAGTAAAATGTGAGGCTTCAGATGCCTTTGATGAATTTGTTGATTTTTACCccaaatttctgtattttgaagGGAGGAAGATAAAAGATAATTAgagacaaaataaaaggaacacCAGCCACTTCCCTCTGTGTATCAGAGGaaatgtgggtcaccagggctctgcccagcgTGGGTCctgcagtggggatggagctggagcagcgcacgaagctcttcccgcACTCGGGGCACTCGCAGGACGTtccttaccggtgcctccgctGGTGTCGGGTAAAGAACGAGCGGTctgagaagctcttcccacactggggacactcgtagggcctctccccggtgtggatgcgccggtgggtgacGAGGGTGGAGTTGTGCTTGAAGCCCATCCCGCAGTGGGGGCAGTGGAACGGCCTCTCCTCGGTGTGAATCCGCTGATGCAcaaggagatgggagctggtgtggaacctcttcccacactgggggcactcgtagggcctctccccagtgtggaacCTCTGGTGGACAATCAGGTCGGACCTgtggctgaagcccttcccacattccaagcactcgtagggccgttccccagtgtggatcctgtggtgGCAGATCAGGTTGAAACtcttcctgaagctcttcccacactccaagcactcgtagggcctctccctgtCATGAGGCTGCTCATGGaccaccagctctgagctctggctggagctctgtccacctgcctgccccagggtgggtctttcctcctcagatcccAGCGATCTGCGTTTACAGCCCCTCCTCGTGTGGCatctctggggcttttcctccccgttggGTTCCTGCGCCGTGGAGCCGCTCAAAACGgcctcttccacgaggttctgtcctggggatttgtcctccctgctctccatcctcagctcctgctctgggggaggaaggacaaggagaggatgggatttgcctccgtgccacagggaagggcaAGGAGATCCCCCCAGTGCGTCCCCAGCAGGACGGCACCggcagcagggctgtcctgcagccagggccgtgctgggctgggagatggagcaggagagagggggaaaggggcactgacttcctcctcacctgcctgagTGTCCCAGGGCATCTTCCttgcagcctcctcctcctccatccagccaaagtttgggaatgggaaatcctggtttggggaaaaagaaGGTGTGAACACCTTGTGTTGGGGATTCCTCCTGCACAAATCCATCTCCAGATGTCTCCAGGTGTCcataaaaacctccaaaaatcaagagtgaataaaaaaacccaaaaaagcagGGGTGTCCCATTTGCAGTCTGATCCCTCTGGGGTTCTGGTGGTTCCCCGtctcagggctgcaggggatCCCGTGGGTCCTGGGGATCCCccttctccagggtcctgcttaGGGatgctggggggttttggggtacgAGGGtccccctctccagcctccccCCGGTCCAGGCACTTGgggctctcccctctccccaccaccctgtcctggtttagggcaaatttgggagaaaacgCCCAAAGGGGGTTTTCGAGAAAGCAGATTCAAGCGACCCCTCCCCCAACCAGTTCGAgaaaagatttccttggagaaaagtagaaaaaaactgtttatttaacaggcaaagcattcaCCAGCACAGAAAATGAACAATAGTAAACAATACAACCTGTTGCCGCTCCAAAAGAGATGACAAACTTAGAAAGTCCctccgtgggctgcagctcggCTCACTCCATCTCTGATCAGTCCCTCCGTGGCCCAGGCCCGGCCCGGTGGGCCACAGGTGCGAGCTGCCAGTGCTCTTCTGGTgctcagtccagagcaggtttaaacagctccaaagaaaaagaaaaaccacagtccagggaacttccctgccccagcaaactaaaaactaactaaaagcaaaggagagctctgtcctgctgcctgTCTGCTAGCAGACAACTGATACTTTAGGTTTAaggttttctgttctgttttgctgTGCAGCTTTAGCTTTCTATTAAGTGTTCCTGCGATCTTTTCACAGGGTGgtgaagacaaaacaatcctgtTCTAGCTGGAGAGTCAAGGACAATCTCTTCAAACTTCAGGCCCAAAGCACAAACAACGGGAAAAGAGGAGGGCAGGAAAGCAAGCCAGCAAGGAGGATGAAACTTCATAATTTGAAGCTATTAATTGGGCAGTTAAATCCTGTATGCAAATGGActaaaacttataaaaatgtgagatCTCATGAACAAGCCCTCTTTTGCTTCCATCTTGGAGCCATCCAGGCAGAGCCACGACTGTGGCTCCGGCACCGCCGGGGTGTGGCCTTTGAAGGCACTTCAATAAATAtccactgtgaaaaatgcatattatatgactctacacagatatttactatatgtattatgctaggttggaaagttatgttgtattaacattttaataatatagtaaatgtagttttgtaattaaaattaagctttagtagttaaaatagaaattatgtgtgTAAGGTATTCTTTtattagctcaagaaaaggagaagataatcaagaaattcttcacatggagataacaattacagaaacccataaattttccagaggagaggaatttatggttttccttatcAGCAGAAACGAACTTCTTCAAGCCTGACTTAGACTGGAAGGCGCCTGGGgattacagaaaatttcttgacaagtaccagatggatttcttgttttaaataaaatatatgcatattcataaagtgttttgtatatgCAACAGATTACCCTCCTTaaggagtaaattttcttttaacggggtccttttcctggctcacttttgtccagaaagaggtacccagcccgggctgtaactctttgctgctattgtctcattaattgtcctaactctaattgtttaacctttattactacacttgtattatttttataaccattttatttttatttttattaaacttttctaaatttttgaaacaagtgattggcgtttattacatCCACTTTATTCCTCTTGGCTCCGTCtggcctctgctccagctccttaaGGCATCACAGCAGTCCAGGAGCCGGAATGTGGAGGAGCGAGTGCAGCTCCTGGAAACAAACTGCGCgcttcttcctgcccctcttcGCTCTCAGAACCAGCCTTAAAGGTGCAGAACTCATTTCGGGCTACACGGACCAATGGGGGCACGGGCACCGCGAGGTCACCCCAGCACACGGCCCTGTCAGGGTCAGGGGGTCCCGTCCCCGCCTCATCTCCGggctgccgggggtcccccagcTCCGCTATcgccccttcccctctccccgcCCCGGGGGTCCCAcgctccgcagccccggctctcACGGGGATCCCCAAAACCAATGTCCCGCCCTGTCAGTACCGGGCCAGCCCCGCCTggaccccccgggaccctcCCGAGGGGCGATCACAGCTCCCCTCCCCCGGAAAAAGCTCCTCTTAGGGACGCCCGGAGGGATCCGGGGCCGGAATCTGCCGGCTCCGAACATTCTCCAGAAAAATCCTCCCGGAGACCCCTCGATAGAGGCGGGGCGAGCTCggcctccccctcccctgcggctcggggctgggggcgatgctcccggggcaGGGGGTGCTGCAGACCCAGCGTGCGAGCGCTGCAAGCGGCGGGATCCTcccgctcctgctgctcctcctcctcctgtccctcctcttcctcccgcATCCCCTCCGCTCCCAGCCCGGAGCTCCCTTTCCCACCCCTCTGTCCCGGGCCGCCGCAGCACCGGCTGCTGCGTGGGGGCAGCCCCCGATCGGCCccaggggtgggcagggggctcggggacCCCCCCGGTGCGGATCCGTCCCCCCGGCCCGAGCCCGAAATTCCGCTCCCGGGCCCGCGGAGCTCTGCGGGTCCGCCCGGCAACCGGTGAGTCATCGGCGAGGAAAGCGCTGGTTGGCTGGAAATTGTCCAGCGCCTTCTCGGATTGGCTGGAATTGTGAAAGGCGCTGCGCCCCGCGGGTGTCCCGGGGAGCTGCGGAGTCCGGGCCGGAGcctttccctgtttctttctgtctctctgagACCTTTTCCCGattgctttctctctctctgagaTCTCTTTActatttctgtctctccctttctccttcccatTTCTTGTTCCGTCCAATCCATGTTCAGTCGAATCCGCACGTTGCGCTCCCATGCTCTCATTTGCACTTTCACTGGGGCAGAGGCGTCTCTCCCTCACGGGATCGTAACCCGCGGGCAGGGTCCGTTCCCACCCCAATCGTTCCGGGATTGTGTCGGGGACTcgctttcctttcctccctccctctgcctaCAGCCGGGAATGTGCTGGGAAatgtccagcacagccacctttgctgcgtgctgcaggagcccacggagctgctgcaccttgtcccctggccctgcacagctccttgggaggcagggcaggagcagcaccctgggagCCTCGGGAATGCCCCTCTGGGATCCGTGGCACACACTCCcaggggctggaattccagttcccagccaggaaaagatgttcctgcccttgaaggCAAAGCTCTTAAGAAGGGGCCAAAAGCCAAGTGCAGCAAGATCCTACAGTGACATTTCACTGCCAGCCTTCCTACCTTCACCCATGGTTGTTGTAGCTCCTGCACTGGGAATTAAATCAGGGCAGGGTCTTTGGTggcagctgccctggctcaAGGGAGACAcggagagagaaacagagcaggcaaagagaggcaggagagagaggaggacaCAAACACAATCAGCTGAGAAGATGGCACTCTGAAAAACAGAACTGCAATGGACTGAAATGAATGggacagaaagaaataatttttaaactttatttcctatcaaaatacaatttccttcatttctcaAAACTTCCTCCTGCTGTCATTCAGCAGGGCTGTCAGAAAGTTCTTTGTTCTGAGTGGATgttccaggctgcagccacaaggaaacagggaatggggactttcctgctcctggggaGTTTGACATCCTCGCTGAGGAGAGGAAGAGGCAGCAGAAGGCAAGGGCAGCTGGGCTTCACCTTTCCTCAGGGaagaggggatttttgggactatgacatcacagagttggctgtgacatcagagaatgggctgtgacatcccagagcaggctgtggcatcacagaggggctgtgtgacatcccaggagggctgtgtgaggtcactgggttggtcactctgccccagctccccctcacagtttctcccaacaagtccaatgctgttcatgcccagcagggtccctgtcccccggtatccccccggtccacctggagccacagcctccaccaaaggatgttccacaggatccaccccagagcctgacatggggaaaaggggccagggctgtgtgaccaggacatcaaggacgtggattatccaggtccctgtggcctgggttgggttccccagggcaggaaagatgtctggcagctggagcagggttagggaagggcctccaaggtggggctggagcccttgggctgtgagcagaggctgagggagctgggcttgtccagcccggagcagggaaggctgaggggctcctcatcccagcctggcagtgccagcgaggaggggatggagaacacagagccaggctcttcaccagggggcctggtgggagacagaagccaatgggtggaaagggaaagaggggagatcagccaggccaggaggagatgaaatgagtcaggctggtttcagcatttcctcaacaccaaaagcagcctgacctcccttctccatccaccactgacagctttgcaaatcaggaattgttctgagctgttttgcccccgctccaggacgagcatcctgatacaagatcttaattgtgtttattatttATCACAGAACTACAtttgtctaaaattaattttaatatggaaatcacttgtgggTGCTGGACTCATCAGACGCTGCTGGGAcattgcacatagctcagggaagagtgtgattgttattaaattgtgtcctgttcaaccatggtctgtttggccatgaagagaaactttctgtgcctctgagtctcaccagttcctgatccccaaaggacacaaacctgatgagttgtggttcccactccagtggtggcgcttggacctccctccatccccagagcagagctcccatgtcccagaaagtccctggcaatgcagggatgaaggaaacaggacaggtgtggggatcaggggcagggcagagccagggatttggggtggttgtgagcccagtgcaggacccggcccttggccttggtgaacctcatccaattgtcctgggcccatggctccagcctgtccagatccctctgcagagcttctgccctccagcacagccacactcccacccagcttgggctcacctgggaactgccTGAGGGTGCCgtcgatggcctcgtccagatcagcaatcaagagatttcactgacctggccccagtcctgagccctggggacacccctggatGTGACttcattcctcagctgctctgagtgccaggggttggatgggggaaatggtggggagggggtagGGACAAAGTGTTACTGATTGCCAAACATGAAGGGTGTtcattttcatatctattcaGACTGTATTAgaaggtgctgggggtcaatatcaattggacattgctgatatcaaactacaaacaggaaaaacaagaaaagaaaacagtacaaaacagttctctctgcatagttttcaaaacactatattcactttaaatacacttcTGCAATCTATCTAAGTAACCTCAGAAGgattgaaaacttcaattattcccagcaggatttcttgtttgggaattttaaataaatagttatGAGCCTTTTTCACTGagttcctgaactgaagagctcaacaaagaagaggcctctggagtagtaaaattcatcagcagcctcgaagtggctgaggatccatccccatcagagcagcagtgaccagcaatgggcacagctttgtggctgccccagctctgggatgggccctgggcctggagcaggagcagctctggagggccccaaggccgggctcttgtgctggcctgggcagatgggatggcagcaggggctgcagagctctcagcacctcagcccgaggggagcagggcacccagggagcctcctctggccttggccaagccccttcccccatggctggggctgagtcctggctgagctgcagctgctgctgtgccctggccaggggctgaggccgtggggccagtggccagagcagcctgggctgagcagagctgtggggccagagccggctgggctgtgctggggagagccccttggtgctgcacagagctcagggcagctggcagagcttgcagggagctgggctgggctcagagagcctggcacagaaaccatccgtgtccatcccagcctggctgagcgtgcagggcaggactcagcccaggccttgtggggcagggccagcgcctgtgcaaggcatggaaaacaggcaagtgcccgagagaggaggctgctctgtgcccttgggggcatggacacagcaggaacactcaggagcccaaagagcctccatggctgtgctggagaccaaggctggagcagggaaatgcagggctgctgcgccatggggagggcattgaattccagcacacacctcagctctctgatggtcccggcaccatgctgggccctgtttcaggctggagcagagcagatgttgatggcacaggagccctgcggggctggcagggacctgcagcttgcaaggtgctctgctctccctcagctcctctctgagagatccaaacccagctcggcacctcagggcacaagtggcactgcctggtcatgggaACACAGCTGGTGTCTGCCTGATAACGGGGCAAaagttttaatatcttttattttattaatatacaGGCACATTTTCATTATCTAGGTCACTtgagtatttttaagaaatagcaaagtttTCCCTCAatgaacaggaatttcctggaaatGTACtaatgggagaaggagaagaaatactgatcttcctgtctacttgagtcaccaatattctgtttattatatcatctccctcttccttcaggtgtttcccacTCTCCTGTTTAAATGGCCTTGTTTAAGGAAATCTCTTCACTTgaccagctggatctatgtacttcctATTGCTCCAAGTGTTtctcctccagatgctttctggtcattcaagTGCCTCTCAACTGACTGGTTTCATGCTTTGAGCTTTAGGGAGTGGTCCAATCTTTCCGAagttcaaaaaaaaccccatattaGTCAACATCCTTATTTGTATTCCTATCTATCATAGAATTACCTTTTCTTGTGTctctgtctaaaactgttcctgtacagaaatcccttggggatgggggacatgtcagatgctgctgggagatcacagagagctgagggaagagctgtgatggttattaaactgttcaaatgttcaacttgtgtttgttggcaagaaacctttctgtgcctctgagtgtcgccatccctgagcccaaaggacacaaacctgatgagttgtggttcccactgcaggggcacttggaccttggctctgcacaggagagctcttcatccactttccctcttttcttccctctgggcatggagggagctcctgacttcagcctgtgactcgtgtgtgcaaagagcaaatctgggcagaatcaggACAGGGAGGGTTAGGCGggaccttgggatctgtgctgggcacagaaggtgttttccattgctctgagactgtctgctgtgcaaagtggagttaatatccagcagaggaattacttttgcatttgatggagctgtgccttcccttggctttgttggctgacaagaaatgaacatccctctgtgtctggagcagctccttgtccaaggaaagcagggaggagttggagccaaggagctgaaacctgcaggtgcagcctgggctggagggagctcagatttgcacaaggctgctctgagtgccagggtttggatgggggaaatggtggggtgggggtagggacagagtctgactgattgtcaaccatgaagggtcttgattttcatatctgttcaaactgcatgaggaggtacttggattcagtgtcaattggagattgcacatatcaatgtaataacagggaaaaaaaactaaacaggaccaaaaaatattttctcactgtcttttaaaatgtagtgtattcactttgaagaggcttctgtaattgggctaattaaccacaaattatttgaacacttacattattcccagaggtttggcttgttaatgtgttctgaatgttaatgagctctgggacactgaattgctgaactgaagagctgaaggctgaagaagcctctggagcagtaaaattcagcagcagcctccaagttgctgaggatgtcagcagcccccactgaggccatccctgcccagagaccgtgggggaatgggcagacaaggagagcgtccctggggctggggcagcagaactcagaggcaccagcggctccagctgggaaatggagtgtggaatgtggctgtgaaagccctgcctgggctgtgccaagcaggacacacaagccctgatccccatcccccaaacaactctctcaaggagacatttaagaggaattgcaattgtttgtgtcctctgagttggatgcactggagaaataccaacaagagattctcacgagctcaaaacaacaaaacagcattactgggaactttagaagatcagagaaactttggcaaaaggttttatacaacatttaatcagcaaaaacacttctcaaagcattaacttggcccattcaacttcacaagctccaatcctgttcaattttaagttaatcaaaattggcaagaagacacagaaatagagaaaaataagatttagagaagaacacacagagctaccaactcctggattccagtggttctcaaaaaaatagaaattccaagaggaggtagggtcaaatgtgtgcttgccttgtgctcagccataaataccccttggtgttcctgggcccttccccaggtgggacttggggtcatttggtcactcaggagctgggctgggggctccagaggtggctgtggagcattgcctgtgctgtgccagggactggcagacactgctgggctgggatagaggctctggggggattggggttccagggcagggcagggctggggttccagggcagggcaaggctggacctgccccttcctccccacacatgaaatgtttccagccaacaatctcctccagtctgtcacaacaggcagtgttggaggtgaaatcccaattctggccatgggcacctgtatgagaaggacagttcttttccatagcaatgaaagccccaggtctcggctcatttctgatttgattgcctggattctgtttggttttgttgttgctttgtttccgtggtgtgcctgcagtgtccagtcaggagcagagtgactcttgccaaggaactgtgtggtgctgtcgcttaacattaaatctggtttttgctgatctcttgctggggattttttcagcactctcaag
Encoded proteins:
- the LOC137467573 gene encoding zinc finger protein 239-like, yielding MEEEEAARKMPWDTQAGEEEVSAPFPLSPAPSPSPARPWLVEEAVLSGSTAQEPNGEEKPQRCHTRRGCKRRSLGSEEERPTLGQAGGQSSSQSSELVVHEQPHDRERPYECLECGKSFRKSFNLICHHRIHTGERPYECLECGKGFSHRSDLIVHQRFHTGERPYECPQCGKRFHTSSHLLVHQRIHTEERPFHCPHCGMGFKHNSTLVTHRRIHTGERPYECPQCGKSFSDRSFFTRHQRRHR